In Zea mays cultivar B73 chromosome 7, Zm-B73-REFERENCE-NAM-5.0, whole genome shotgun sequence, the following proteins share a genomic window:
- the LOC109941078 gene encoding uncharacterized protein, whose product MHLKPSSLLKDCLSEVEGNPDFSNKDVTASQTPVVAEVPSGTIPSLTHMEQQPEINITSRAMSLPNILNQYAAPVRIPTNSTVEDDKVALMMPEQVPSLTQVSPAQTQSTSPSPFSVNQLMAAIPRQEIRFKINPKLGSLGPQLQYSKIMDLALDKANREIILPVIQRSVTIASRTTKELILKVTFLPSLV is encoded by the exons ATGCATCTCAAACCAAGTTCCCTGCTCAAAGATTGTCTCAGCGAAGTTGAGGGAAATCCAGATTTTTCAAATAAAGATGTTACTGCATCTCAAACCCCTGTGGTTGCAGAAGTCCCTTCAGGGACCATCCCTTCACTAACTCATATGGAACAACAACCTGAGATCAATATCACATCCCGAGCTATGAGCCTTCCAAATATACTTAATCAG TATGCTGCTCCTGTCCGTATACCTACAAACAGCACGGTAGAAGATGACAAAGTTGCTCTGATGATGCCTGAGCAAGTGCCCTCGTTGACCCAGGTTTCGCCAGCACAAACACAATCAACATCACCATCTCCATTTTCTGTTAACCAG CTTATGGCGGCTATTCCACGTCAAGAGATACGTTTCAAAATAAATCCAAAGCTCGGCTCCCTTGGTCCACAACTGCAATATAGCAA GATTATGGATTTGGCTTTGGATAAGGCTAACAGGGAGATAATACTCCCTGTTATTCAAAGAAGTGTGACCATAGCAAGCCGAACTACAAAAGAACTTATTCTGAAGGTTACTTTCTTACCTTCATTGGTTTAA